A genome region from Eschrichtius robustus isolate mEscRob2 chromosome 4, mEscRob2.pri, whole genome shotgun sequence includes the following:
- the DMP1 gene encoding dentin matrix acidic phosphoprotein 1 isoform X2: protein MKTSILLMFLWGLSRALPVARDQNTESKSSEEWKGHLAQTPTPPLVNEDSSDSTESEEGLGLDHQQYIHRPAGGLSRSGGKEGDDKDDDEDESGDDTLADDDNGPGPEERRGGNSRLGSDEESSDTTRSAEESVPQGEDSAQDTTSESRDFGSEDEGPSRPEGGDSTPDSESEELWVGGDSEGVSSHGDGSEFDDEGMQSNDPDTFRSERSNSRISSASLKSKDSRGNKKEQASAQDSGESPSVRYPSRKFFRSSRISEEDGRGEPDGSNTMEESRSDSTEHPDSKEAGLSQSREHSKSDSQQESEENRSPEDSQHGQDPSSESSQEVDLPSQENSSESQEEVVSESRGDNPNNVTSHSKEQEASDSSEEDSLDKPSSSESKSREEQTDSESSESTRSSEESPESTEEENSSSQEGPWSPSASTESQSQESQDSPSEEEQGSDSQDSSKSKEESSSTESTSSSEEEIQSKNTEMESRRLTVDAYHNKPIGDQDDNDCQDGY, encoded by the exons atgaagaccagcATCCTGCTTATGTTCTTGTGGGGATTGTCCCGTGCTCTCCCA GTTGCCAGGGATCAAAATACTGAATCTAAGAGTTCTGAAGAATGGAAG GGTCATTTGGCTCAGACACCAACACCACCTTTG gTAAATGAAGACTCCAGCGACAGCACTGAATCAGAGGAGGGCCTGGGCCTTGATCATCAGCAATACATTCATAGACCAGCTGGTGGCCTTTCTAGGagtggagggaaagaaggagatgATAAAGATGACGATGAAGACGAGAGTGGAGATGACACCTTGGCTGATGATGACAATGGCCCAGGACCTGAAGAGAGGCGAGGAGGGAACTCCAGACTCGGAAGTGATGAGGAGTCCTCTGACACCACACGATCCGCGGAGGAGAGTGTCCCACAGGGGGAAGACAGCGCCCAAGACACCACCAGTGAGAGCAGGGACTTCGGCAGTGAGGACGAGGGGCCCAGCAGGCCTGAGGGAGGCGACTCCACTCCAGACAGCGAGAGTGAAGAGCTCTGGGTGGGAGGCGACAGTGAGGGGGTTAGTAGCCACGGGGATGGCTCTGAGTTTGACGACGAAGGAATGCAGAGCAATGACCCGGACACCTTCAGGAGTGAGAGAAGCAATTCCAGAATAAGCAGTGCCAGCCTCAAGTCAAAAGATTCGAGAGGGAACAAAAAGGAGCAAGCAAGCGCTCAGGATTCTGGTGAAAGCCCATCAGTGAGGTATCCCAGTAGGAAATTCTTCAGATCGTCTCGCATCTCCGAGGAAGATGGCAGAGGTGAGCCTGATGGTAGCAACACAATGGAAGAAAGCAGGAGTGACTCCACAGAACACCCCGACTCCAAAGAGGCTGGTCTCAGCCAATCCAGGGAACACAGCAAGAGTGACTCTCAACAAGAGAGCGAGGAGAATCGGTCCCCAGAAGACAGTCAGCATGGCCAAGACCCCAGCAGTGAGTCTAGTCAAGAGGTTGACCTGCCTTCTCAAGAAAACAGCAGTGAATCTCAGGAAGAGGTAGTGAGTGAGTCCAGGGGTGACAACCCCAATAACGTTACCAGTCACTCAAAAGAACAGGAAGCTAGTGACTCCAGTGAAGAGGACAGCTTGGATAAACCCTCCAGTTCAGAGAGCAAATCCAGAGAGGAGCAAACTGACAGCGAATCCAGTGAGAGCACCAGATCCTCGGAGGAAAGCCCGGAGTCCACTGAAGAGGAGAACAGTTCCAGCCAGGAGGGCCCCTGGTCTCCCAGCGCCTCAACAGAGAGCCAGAGCCAGGAAAGCCAGGACAGCCCGTCTGAGGAAGAGCAGGGCAGCGATTCTCAGGACAGCAGCAAATCAAAAGAAGAGAGCAGCTCAACCGAGAGCACATCAAGCAGCGAGGAAGAAATCCAGTCCAAAAACACTGAGATGGAAAGCAGAAGATTAACAGTCGATGCTTATCACAACAAACCCATCGGGGATCAAGATGACAATGACTGCCAGGACGGCTATTAG
- the DMP1 gene encoding dentin matrix acidic phosphoprotein 1 isoform X1, whose product MKTSILLMFLWGLSRALPVARDQNTESKSSEEWKGHLAQTPTPPLKRSESSEENKVSSEEQVNEDSSDSTESEEGLGLDHQQYIHRPAGGLSRSGGKEGDDKDDDEDESGDDTLADDDNGPGPEERRGGNSRLGSDEESSDTTRSAEESVPQGEDSAQDTTSESRDFGSEDEGPSRPEGGDSTPDSESEELWVGGDSEGVSSHGDGSEFDDEGMQSNDPDTFRSERSNSRISSASLKSKDSRGNKKEQASAQDSGESPSVRYPSRKFFRSSRISEEDGRGEPDGSNTMEESRSDSTEHPDSKEAGLSQSREHSKSDSQQESEENRSPEDSQHGQDPSSESSQEVDLPSQENSSESQEEVVSESRGDNPNNVTSHSKEQEASDSSEEDSLDKPSSSESKSREEQTDSESSESTRSSEESPESTEEENSSSQEGPWSPSASTESQSQESQDSPSEEEQGSDSQDSSKSKEESSSTESTSSSEEEIQSKNTEMESRRLTVDAYHNKPIGDQDDNDCQDGY is encoded by the exons atgaagaccagcATCCTGCTTATGTTCTTGTGGGGATTGTCCCGTGCTCTCCCA GTTGCCAGGGATCAAAATACTGAATCTAAGAGTTCTGAAGAATGGAAG GGTCATTTGGCTCAGACACCAACACCACCTTTG aagagaAGTGAGtcatcagaagaaaataaagttagctCAGAGGAACAG gTAAATGAAGACTCCAGCGACAGCACTGAATCAGAGGAGGGCCTGGGCCTTGATCATCAGCAATACATTCATAGACCAGCTGGTGGCCTTTCTAGGagtggagggaaagaaggagatgATAAAGATGACGATGAAGACGAGAGTGGAGATGACACCTTGGCTGATGATGACAATGGCCCAGGACCTGAAGAGAGGCGAGGAGGGAACTCCAGACTCGGAAGTGATGAGGAGTCCTCTGACACCACACGATCCGCGGAGGAGAGTGTCCCACAGGGGGAAGACAGCGCCCAAGACACCACCAGTGAGAGCAGGGACTTCGGCAGTGAGGACGAGGGGCCCAGCAGGCCTGAGGGAGGCGACTCCACTCCAGACAGCGAGAGTGAAGAGCTCTGGGTGGGAGGCGACAGTGAGGGGGTTAGTAGCCACGGGGATGGCTCTGAGTTTGACGACGAAGGAATGCAGAGCAATGACCCGGACACCTTCAGGAGTGAGAGAAGCAATTCCAGAATAAGCAGTGCCAGCCTCAAGTCAAAAGATTCGAGAGGGAACAAAAAGGAGCAAGCAAGCGCTCAGGATTCTGGTGAAAGCCCATCAGTGAGGTATCCCAGTAGGAAATTCTTCAGATCGTCTCGCATCTCCGAGGAAGATGGCAGAGGTGAGCCTGATGGTAGCAACACAATGGAAGAAAGCAGGAGTGACTCCACAGAACACCCCGACTCCAAAGAGGCTGGTCTCAGCCAATCCAGGGAACACAGCAAGAGTGACTCTCAACAAGAGAGCGAGGAGAATCGGTCCCCAGAAGACAGTCAGCATGGCCAAGACCCCAGCAGTGAGTCTAGTCAAGAGGTTGACCTGCCTTCTCAAGAAAACAGCAGTGAATCTCAGGAAGAGGTAGTGAGTGAGTCCAGGGGTGACAACCCCAATAACGTTACCAGTCACTCAAAAGAACAGGAAGCTAGTGACTCCAGTGAAGAGGACAGCTTGGATAAACCCTCCAGTTCAGAGAGCAAATCCAGAGAGGAGCAAACTGACAGCGAATCCAGTGAGAGCACCAGATCCTCGGAGGAAAGCCCGGAGTCCACTGAAGAGGAGAACAGTTCCAGCCAGGAGGGCCCCTGGTCTCCCAGCGCCTCAACAGAGAGCCAGAGCCAGGAAAGCCAGGACAGCCCGTCTGAGGAAGAGCAGGGCAGCGATTCTCAGGACAGCAGCAAATCAAAAGAAGAGAGCAGCTCAACCGAGAGCACATCAAGCAGCGAGGAAGAAATCCAGTCCAAAAACACTGAGATGGAAAGCAGAAGATTAACAGTCGATGCTTATCACAACAAACCCATCGGGGATCAAGATGACAATGACTGCCAGGACGGCTATTAG